GCCTACACGAGGGGATGGGACTTAGGGAAGCTGGCCAATGCAGCGTTACGGGCACATAATGGCTCCAGATTcctgggggcagggagcaggcCTATGGTCTGGGCAGGGGAGGCAGCCAGCATGGGAACTGGCAGTGGAGCACAGGGATGCGTAGCTCTCAGCCTAGGTGCAGATTCAGAGGTAACGGTTCATGCAGGGGGCTCAGGAAAGCCCCAAGGTGCCAGCCCTAAGTGGGGGAAGTTGGGGGCCTTGGTCATCTGGCTTCTAACATTCTCTGGACTCTGGATTTCCGGTTTCTAAGTACCCTGGCATCTGGCACACACCCTATGCCACCTCCCGCTTTTTGTCTTTCCTCCCATATTTAAACCCAAACATCAGCTCCCCCATCTGCTTCCAGGGCCTGAGCACTGTGGGGAATGCGGGGATTTGGGTCCATGTCTGAGATTTGGGGTAGCAGGTGGGGCCCCTGCCCAGAACGTCCCAGAAATGGAACTGCAGGGTCCTAACACCTTGAGTCCTACAGGAAGGCCaggcttctgcctctccagtgccgCAGGGGTTCTGCACTCCAACTCTAAGGTGGTGTTGGTTTCCAGCCCCattccccatccttccctccGCTCTGTTCTCTGGCTGTACACCtggaggggaaagggttaagggtggggggctggggtaGGTAGCCGAGAGGCCAGGGCTGTTTGGCAAtaatcctgtctctgtctccgtgCTGTGTGCGCTGGGTGTGGAGAACACAGTTAGAACCCCGTGTGGGAAAGGCTTCCGCTCTGGTCTAGGTGGGCTTCTGACTTCCTACTGGGCACTGCGGCCGGCTCTCCCTTCTCTTAGGCTCCTGACTGTCTTCACTTCCCAAGTGTCTCTGCGCCCCTGCTCTTCCCTCCCAGCACCACGCCATCCAACCATCCCTTCCGGCTCCCATCCTCTGCTGTCTGTCCCTCTGGCTCCCCAAGGTCTGCACCCCCCACCTGTGTCTTTCTTCTCTGGCCATGCCCCCATCTCTTCCCTGACCCATCTTCTAGGTGTTCACATCTGTTGGCTCTGCTTGTTCCTCATCTACCCCTCACCCTCTCCCCAGGGCCTCTACCCCCTCGACACTGATGGATAACTTTGGGGTGTTAAGCTCTGGATTAGTTCAGGCAAAATTCTCGATTTTGCTTGCGTTCTTTTCCCCCTGGGTTACGTAAACAGTAATTCTCCCCAGATGGAACTATTTTCCTCACTTCAAGGCAGCTGGGGAGGGGGctcaggcagggctgggaggaaTGCAGGGTCCCCAGGGATCCTCAGCAGGGTGGAGGCTGACTGAGGCCCCATCTGCCACCTCTGTCTATAGGTGCCAGCTCTCCTGTGGCCATGCCCACTGCCTTCGTCCTCTTGCTTCTTCTTGGCCAGGCCACCTCGGATCCATGCTATGATCCAGAAGGGCGCCCTCGCTTCTGCCTCCCGCCAGTGACCCAGCTGGTCGGCAGGGCAGCGGCCCCCTGCCGTCCCACTTGTGCTCTTCCTGCAGCCAGCCCTGGCCCTTCCTGCAATGGAAGTCTGACACTGGACCTGGACGGTCCCTTCCTCTTGACGTCTGTCACTCTGCGGTTCTGCACCCCAGGGCCTCCAGCCCTGGTTCTTTCTGCTGCCTGGGCCGTTGGAGGTCCCTGGAGGCCACTATGGCGtaggcctgcctggcctggagctctgggGGGGCCTGAGAAGGTAACCTTTCGCTCTCCTCCAGGCCCCAAGGCCAGGATGGTGGCTAGCCACCTCCGTGTGGAGTTTGGGGGCCAGGCAGGGCTGGTGAGCACTGGGGTAAGGGGACGCTGCCAGTGCCACGGCCACGCGGCCCGCTGTGCTGCCCAGGCCCGGCCCCCacgctgccgctgccgccaccacacTACTGGCCCAGGCTGTGAGAGCTGCCGCCCATCCCATCGAGACTGGCCCTGGCGGCCTGCCACACCCCAGCACCCTCACGAGTGCTTGCGTAAGTCATGGGTATTGTCCCCAACCCTTGCCACTACTTGGCCCACAGAACAACATGCAATTCGTCCCTTGTCCCAAAACATGCAGAGTGTTCTCTTCCCCTCAGAACTGCTTTCCTTTGCTTGTCCTCACACTGTGCTATGGCCTGGTTCCCTTTCCTTATTTGCCAAGTATcatgtcagacagacagacagacagacagacacatagacagacagacgcaCACACAGAACCCTCTGTCAGGGACTCCACTCACTAGATGTAGCCATATGACACCAGGGCAGTCCTGAGCAGAACATATCCCAGGGCAGGGTGTGGCATGGGGTTTGGGCAAGGGTACAAGCAGCACATTTCCTGACTCCTGGAGACATGGCACAGGGATATATAATCATAAAACATTCTGATGGACAACCAGCTGCCAGCCCATTGTCTGGATGGAGAAACTGTGGCCACAGTTCCCTTACACAAAGTCACACAGGTACAGGGTATGACTATGGGTCCCAGAGTGCTGCCATACTAGGTGCCCCGACACAGCCAGGAGCAGCTTCAGCAGATGGCTTTGCCCGATTTCAGCTCCTCTGCCcacagctgtgtgacctcaggcaagagatttaacctctctgtgcctgtTTTCTTCTCCCATCAAGTGGGGACAGTGACAGCACTGTCCCTAAGGCTGCAGAGAAGCCAGTGAGCCTGAGTGCACAAAGCCCTGACCTCACTTGTGAGCACCTGCTATGACGCCTATGACATCACTCCCAGGCAGAAAGGAGACCTGGCAGGAACAGAGCTCAGGTGACGTAAGGGAGCTGTGGTCCCAGATGCTGTCATCTCTAGACTCCCCTGACATCCCCTCCTGCAGCCACACTGCCAGCTGTCTCCACTTCCGCTGTGACCGACCTTCAACCTAGGGTAATTAACGCaccgacagacagacacagacagacagacgcacgcacgcacgcacgcacgcacgcacgcacacactcacacattcctCAGCCTTTcagggaggccagctcccagccTTCTGCCCTCTACCACCCCAGGGACCAGCAGGGGAGACTCACATGTCCTGAGGCTGGGGCAGGCTCCATCTTGGGCTTGGACAGGGCCTGGGTACTAGGGAGGCTGTATCCCCGAGTATGATCACAGCTATCCAAATTAAGAGAAGTGCAGCCCTGGGGACCTGGATGACAGGAGGTGACACATCTCTGTGGCTTTACAGATAAGGTAGCTTGACTGTGCCCTACCTGTCAGGTTGTTTCAGAAGGGGAAGTGCGGCAACGCCATCACTCTGGGTCAGACAGGAGCTGAAGCCTGCCTCTGAACGAGGTGCTGGAGCAGCACTGTCCCGTAGAGCCTCCTAGAGGCTTGGGGGACGGCAGAGAGCCTCACTGGACAGGCAGCAACCGAGGCTCAGGAAAAGAGTGCCGTTTTCCCAAGAATACACAGCTGCCTCCACCTGCCCACACCACTGCTGCTCTGCCCCGGGGAGCTGCCAGcccaggttctcagcctctgAGTCCAGGTCTTATTTCATAGTCACCAGGCACTCTGATTTCACATCTCTCTGGAATTGCTGCCACACATACAGAGCCCTGGGCCTGGTGATGCTGAACTAGCCTTTGGTTTAGGTggatgggtttttgttgtttgctttagtttttctaagacttgtttattatgtatacagtgttgtctgcatgtatgcctgcaggccaaaagagggcaccagatcccttaaccctagcactccggaggcagagacaggaagatttctgtgagtttgaggccagcctggtctacagactgagttccagcacatccagggctacccagagaaaccctgtctggaaaaactaaaaagaatgaGTCAGGCACGGTGGGATTCTAGGATATATCCATGCTCAGGAGACGGAAGCATTAAGATCataagttctgggccagcctgagcttcatgGGGCCCTGTTTCTTCTGCAACCAACCaaagaaatatatgaaaagtTTCCTAGTGTGTCTGATCAGCAGTGGGGTATGGAAGGCATGGaggtccttgtactcacagatTAACACCAGGGGAACCAGGCTGTTAAACACACTGCTGTCCCTTCAAAGGGAGGGATGTAGAActtgttttccacccagaaggctgggagcagtCTGGTTAATATCCTGGTGACCTCGGCACTATCTGTGTAGCTGAGACTACACCAgatcctcccccgcccccacacacacacttatcttgtttttcttcatctatagaACAGCTTGTTAATCTATAGaacatctttatggaagatgtcacttgTACTTCACAACGAGTTTCAATGCAgccatgtcttaagctttgttgtgcaCACAGGATGGAGTTAATTATCATCAGGAAActtcaccaaattgtgctgtgcttaaatatgcctaaaataaactacttagGGTCAGACTCTCAAAGTTTGAGCCCACACCAGCTACTGAGTCATGTTGAACTGAACTACCTTCTTGCCTCCTATGGGTCCTtactctgctggctgtggtggtcgTAGAGACCCGTTTGACAGTTACTGCCTTCAAGAATCTGAAAAGTGCTCCCAGGAAAGCACACACATTCACCACATCTGTGGGCTCTGTGGAAACCTGAGAGTACACACTCAgattctgcctctggctccttcctGGCCGCACTGCCTCGGGCAGGTGACGTCACCTGTGTCTCATTTCCCAACCTATAAAAACGGGATGGTGCTGTCCTGGATGACCCACACTCAGCGCATACTCTGTGCTGGGTTCTGAGTTAAACATGCTCGTCTCAATCACCTTGGATGTAAACACAGCCAGTGGGATGGAGCTACAGGATAGAGCAGCTTCAGGCAGGGGCAGGGGTCCCCCAGCCCAGCCCGTTACTTCAGCAATGTGACCTCTCGGGAGGGTCACAGCTCAGCCTGAGAATTAAGGTATCCTGGGACTGAGCCAAAGGCAGTCTCTAAAACCGCAGACCTACGTTCTTTCCTCAGGAAGGATGGTAGGGAAAAGGTTGGGGATGGGAGACAGACCTGGCCCTAATGTGTCTGTGTGACGGTTCTGACATCATCTTGTCCCTAGCCTGCTCCTGCAACCAGCATGCCCGACGCTGCCGATTCAACTCCGAGCTATTCAGGTTGTCAGGTGGCCGtagtgggggtgtgtgtgagcgGTGCCGCCACCACACAGCAGGGCGGCACTGTCACTACTGCCAGCCAGGGTTCTGGAGGGACCCAAGCCAGCCCATCACTAGTCACAAGGCATGCAGGGGTGAGTGTGGCCTGAAGCCAGGCCAAAGGGGAAGGACACAGAGCCAGGGTTCTCTATTGGCAGGTACAGAGGTGGGTTTGAGGGAGGAGGCCAGGGTCTAGACTTGCAGGCTTGGGGAGGGTTCACAGGTTTTGCTGGGAGCCTCTCGGTCCCAAACATCTCATTCCTTTCGTCATGAAGCCTGCCGCTGCCATCCAATTGGAGCAACAGGAGGGATGTGCAACCAGACCAGTGGCCAGTGCTCTTGCAAGTTAGGGGTCACAGGCCTGACATGCAATCACTGTGGCCCTGGATACCAGCAGAGCCGCTCACCCAGGATGCCCTGCCAACGTAAGTCCCACGGCACGTGATGCCGTAAATCCTGGACCCGGATGGAAGATAACGGTCCAGGTTTGAGTGGGAAACGGTAGTGTAGCTTTGGCTTTTGGGTGGTAGTGGATGAACTCTGATTCTCCAGAGAATTTGGGTCTGAAACTACACCACAGACTCTTCAATCTTAGGAAGAAGATGGCTAAGGTTTTAGACTGTTCTTGAAGAAGGGACGGGTCTTGGGGAGGGTAAAGGATGGCTGTACCCTTGGGAGTTGGCATACCTGGATTCCTCGTGGTGATTCCTAGAGTTTAAATTGAACTTCTCTGGTCTGACAGGAATTCCAGAGGCAACAACTGCCCTTGCTACTACCCCGATTGCGTCCCGATCTGGTAAGAGGCTGGCACAGACACTCCAGGCAGCAAGGGGAATCTGGGACGGGCTGACTGGGTCCAGAAGGCACCCAGCCCTCCTTTTtagttattgtttatttgtttgttttgttttagttttgctttgtttttttgagctaGGGTTCATCTGAGTAGCCCTGGTAGAACAgggtctgtagaccaggttaatCTCGAACTCATAGAttggcctgcctttgcctcttgagtgctgagattaaaggcgtgtaccaccatgcctggcttccagctcttcttgagaggcaggggcagacagtTCAGCTGTCTGTGGacatggggtggggagatgggctGTGATCCAGGCTGTGGAACCCACTGCAGAGAGCCTGACCTCTCCAGACCCACAGTGTCAGAACTATTGCAGTGTCTGGGACACCAGCGTGCACATGAACCTTCAGAGGTACTGCCAGCAGGACTACGGTGAGTGACGGAGACAAGAGGGTCTGCCTTCTTCCTGCCATTCCGTTTCCTTATTTTAAATGGGAAAGGATATTGACCCTAAAGGACTCTTCCCTGCCAGGATGTGTGAGAACAGGAGACCATGGTGGGGGACGGTGGGAGGAACCCCTACCTTCTTGTGTCTCCTTGTCCCCCACAGTCTTCACTTGCAGTTTCATCCTGTCCTTCAGCCTGACATCTCGGAGtgctggaaggagaagagggatcTAGAGGAACAGAAGGGCCCTGCTTCTATCCTGTCTTTCTTCCAGTCTCCCTCCCCATCAGTACACGCCAGTCCGCAATCCGAGGCCCACGAGCTCAGCTCTCAGACGTTCGGGAGTCAGGCCTAGCTAAGAGATACAACCCAATCCCAGCTACTTCCTTCCATACAGGACCATGGGCTCCTTTGCCCTCAAGATCATCAAATGACTTCAGGGTCACAAGTCTTTGAAGTGCAGCTTCCTCCACCCTCTTCTCAGGGATACTGACCACACAGATCTGGCCTGTTAGCCGGAGTCCagcccccaggctggcctgacccTTCCTTACCACAGCACTGACTCATGCTAGCATTGACCTTAACCAACTCTCAGGCCTTAGCGCTCAATCCATCCTTTGGACCCCCGATTTACCCCAGAGCCTTTCCGACAAGACCCATCTCTCCTGAGGCCTCCAATCCTGGGGACCTTCTCATTGTTACACCAATACTCTGacttagctaggcatggtggtccaGGCTCAAAACCTCCAgttcccaggaggctgaggcagaaagattgcatgAGTTCTGGATTAGTTTACGTTGCAGAAtaagtcctaggccagcctcaacatcttagtgagaccttgtttccagAACAGTAGCCACCCTGGAATCCCGAGGCTACTGTTAATAGTAACAGGATCCCAAAAGTTCTAGCCAGTTTTATTGGAAGCCCTCCGGGGAGCAGGTGAGCATCATCCTGAACCTCCACCTCCCTCACCTTTCTCAACCACAACCTGAAACTCTACTTCACACGCTCCTCCTAATTACAATTTAGGGCACCCCTGCCACTCACGTGGCCCTTACAACCATGATCCTGGAGATCCCCTCCTCCATGTCACATACCATTGCAGGCCACCATCCTAGACCATCTCATACGCCCTCCCCAACTTTGATCCAGGCCTCTAATTCATATAttcagaccagtggttctcaaccttcctaatgcagcgACCCTTAAACACAgatccccatgttgtggtgacccccagccatacaattattttcgttgctacttcctaaatataactttgctactgttatgaatcataatataaagatctgtgctttctgacggtcttaggcgacccctgtgaaagggacgTGCGACCCCAAGACAGGGGTCGAGACTCCACAGTTTGAGAACGGCTAACCTAGACCCTGCCTGCCCCTTTCCACTGCCGAAGTGTAGGGTCTTCTCCATCAGGCCTGTCCTGGCTCCTCAGGGACATCTCCTACTTGTCTGACTTGGTGTCTTCCCGCAGTTCTGCACGCACAGGTTAAGGATTCCGAACAGCTTGCAGCGTCGTCGTCGCCGTCGTCGTCATCGGAGGCGGTGGCTCCTGAGTGGCGGCGGCTGCCCGTGCACGTGCTGGCCGTGTACAAGCAGCGCCCGTGGCCCGTGCGCCGCGGCGGCCAGGAGGCCTGGGTGCCCGGCGCCGACCTGGCCTGCGGCTGCCTGCGCCTGCGCCCCGGTGCCGACTACCTCCTGCTGGGCAGTGCCGCGGCCCACACCCAGCCCGCCCGAGGCCTCGTCCTGGACCGCCGCGGCCTCGCGCTGCCCTGGAGGCCGCACTGGGCCCTGCCGCTGCGGCGGCTACAGCGGAAGGAGCGTGGCGGCGCCTGCCGCGGCCTGCTGCCTCCCACCCAGCCCGGGCCCAGCGGCTGAACTGAGCCTGGCCGCCTTGGGCAAGGTGTGAGGCCGCGCAGAGCCTTTGACCTCGACGTGCATGcatgggtgcgtgcgtgcgtgcgtgcgtgcgtggtcgCTGCGGAGCCAATCGGAAGCTGCAGCACACCTGACGCCATTCCGCACGCACGTGCTTCTGCCATGCAGGCATGAGCGACTTTTAGCAAAAGGCAGGAAGCCGCGAGCAGGCCTCTGGGAGGTTACCCCTTCGGCCTGTGAGCCTAAAGGTTGTTTGTCCCAATAAAGCCTCGTGTCCCGTGGAGTTGTGTCTACAGCCCCCTGATCCATGTTGGGAGAGTCTTCAGGGGGCGAATGAAGAAGGCCTGAGTACATTTGCCAAGCTGAAGTTCTAAGGGAGGTTTCTGAGCCAAAGTGTGCAATGCTCTTAGAGGGAAGGACGCGAGTGGAGTCACTGGGTGCCAGTTGCATGTGTCGCTTGATTAACCAGAAGACAATAGGCTAGGTATGGCTGGGAAAGGCAAGAAATTTGACAAAGGCGCCAGGGGTCTCACATATCCAGAAACTTTGACATTTAGATAGTCTTTAGTATTCTTATGGGCCTGAAGATAGTctccacggggggggggggaactttGAATATCACATGGTCTTGAAATGTGGTGTGGagccatggtggtacatgtctcagcacttaggaggtggaggatCAGGAGCGCAAGCATTATCTAACAAATGCTGTTTGAAGATAAAACCGATTTATCCCCATTAAAGGTTTGGCACAGGCCTGGCCCACAGCAAGCACCGTATGAGTTAACTGTCACTGAATACCCAGAGGCCTCACTAGCCTCTGGGTACTCTGACGGGGAGGACCTTGCTGGGATCCCAAGGTAACGGGCGTTGAGGGCAGGGGAGCGAGCTGAGGGAGTTCACAGGGGTGTGGGAACCTTTGGAGCTGCTGGAGCTCTGGCGGTGCCCACCTCCCACCCAAGAGCCTGGGTGTAGGAGATGAAAGCAGGGAGCAGAGCGAGCCTTCTGTGTTCCTTGTGACGCAAACTTTGTTTCTAGCAGCCGAAGCGAATTGGTGTGAAATCCACATCTGTGCCACTTGCCGACCAGgcccttcccatccctccctccaggcgccagccctgcctgtctgtGCACAGTAATGGAGGTGGCCCAGGTGGCCACCAGACCTCAGAGGAGGCCCCGCCACCTCACAGCATACCAGCTGACttcattgtggtggtggtggtggtggtggtgggtctcCTGAAGTCTGTATTTGTTCTAATATGAATTTGCCTAGAAtaaaggggagaaagggagctCCAGATGAAGGGAAACGCTTTTGGAGGATCCAGAAACTGGAACTCAGGCTGTAGCTCAACTCGAGTGCTTACTTAacctgcatgagaccctgggtttggttcccctCACCCCACTGtaaaccaggcgtggtggtaAATGCCTACCATCCCAGAATTGGAGAGTTACAAAGTAGGAAGATGAGAAATTCATTCTCAgccacataatgagaccctgcctcaaaacagcagcaaaattccAAAGGTTAAAGGAGATGCTGAGCCAGGTCTGGTGtatccctgtaatctcagcacttgggagactggggcaggatgAGCCGGAgttggaa
The sequence above is drawn from the Peromyscus leucopus breed LL Stock chromosome 1, UCI_PerLeu_2.1, whole genome shotgun sequence genome and encodes:
- the Ntn5 gene encoding netrin-5; the protein is MPTAFVLLLLLGQATSDPCYDPEGRPRFCLPPVTQLVGRAAAPCRPTCALPAASPGPSCNGSLTLDLDGPFLLTSVTLRFCTPGPPALVLSAAWAVGGPWRPLWRRPAWPGALGGPEKVTFRSPPGPKARMVASHLRVEFGGQAGLVSTGVRGRCQCHGHAARCAAQARPPRCRCRHHTTGPGCESCRPSHRDWPWRPATPQHPHECLPCSCNQHARRCRFNSELFRLSGGRSGGVCERCRHHTAGRHCHYCQPGFWRDPSQPITSHKACRACRCHPIGATGGMCNQTSGQCSCKLGVTGLTCNHCGPGYQQSRSPRMPCQRIPEATTALATTPIASRSDPQCQNYCSVWDTSVHMNLQRYCQQDYVLHAQVKDSEQLAASSSPSSSSEAVAPEWRRLPVHVLAVYKQRPWPVRRGGQEAWVPGADLACGCLRLRPGADYLLLGSAAAHTQPARGLVLDRRGLALPWRPHWALPLRRLQRKERGGACRGLLPPTQPGPSG